GTCCGGTGACCGCATCCATCTGCGACTCATCGACCTGCTGAACGGTCCCGACCATCTCGAACAGCTTCACCGCCTGCTCGAGGTCGCCCTCGGTTGCGTACTGGCCCGGACAGATCGCAGAGGCAGCTGCGTCGACCAGGGCCGGCGTGTTCGGCATCGCCCGAACAACATGCGGCTCGCCACCCAGCAACCCCTCAAGGGTTTCGGTGCCAACACCGGCAAGAATTGATATCAGCAGCTTGTCCGGAGAAAAAGCCGAGACAATCTCCCCGACAACCTTGTCCACAATCTGTGGCTTGATCGCCAGAACAATCGTCGAGCAATCGCGGACCAGGCTCAGGTTGTCATCTGCGATCAGAATCGGATATTGTTGCTGCACCCATTGGCGACGCGATACGTTCGGCTCCGAAACCATGATCTTGTCGACCGACACTCCACTGGCGATCAACCCCTTGATAAAGGCTTCCGCCATGTTGCCGCCGCCAACGAAACCAATTTTACCGTTGCTTGTCATCACTTCCTCCTGCGGCCAGATTGCCGAGCTTCAGTAAAAC
Above is a window of Desulfuromonas sp. DNA encoding:
- the proC gene encoding pyrroline-5-carboxylate reductase → MTSNGKIGFVGGGNMAEAFIKGLIASGVSVDKIMVSEPNVSRRQWVQQQYPILIADDNLSLVRDCSTIVLAIKPQIVDKVVGEIVSAFSPDKLLISILAGVGTETLEGLLGGEPHVVRAMPNTPALVDAAASAICPGQYATEGDLEQAVKLFEMVGTVQQVDESQMDAVTGLSGSGPAFVYTVIEALADGGVQQGLRRDIAQALAVQTVLGSAKMVLESGEHPALLRDKVCSPAGTTINAIRVLEERGLRSTLMEAVAAATQRSKELGRKE